The genomic interval aatttatcgatttcATTGAACTCGAATTTAAGCGAATATAAACTCAATAAGCGTATGTATCAACGAAATTTCACCAAGTTCAGTATCGTTGGCCTAAATTTTAGGGTCTCTAtcctcaattcttttttttccatttattcgaTGAACAAACGATGAACAACCTCCTATGCTTATTTGTTTTGCAATTTTgaatctcatgaaaaaaggagatgttttcgtaaaattttttttttcgaaatttattttcgaaatttattttcgtttgaaaaattctattcaAAATATGGAGTAAATTTTTGGACTTGTCGACTAAGGCAAATTAATTATCTCCGGTGTCAATCACAACCGTGGTTATGAAACGGTTAATGCACTCGCAAAATTTACTCAAAAGTAAGAGAACCCTTCCATCTCTATTCGCGTACATGTGAAtctatattttcttcgtttaccACTTTCGGTATTGTTTTTCCTATTTCTCGGATATACCGTTACTAACATTCTCtcaatcttttatttttcagacggGCGCACCTCCGAACCTGTttggaaaagttgaaagtGCTTGTACCATTAGGTCCCGAAACTTCGAGACACACCACCTTGGGCCTTCTCACAAAGGCGAAACGCTTCATtaaggtataatataacagcAATTAGTAGACTATGCGGTATCGCAAATCCATGTAACAGTTATGAAACTTGattcgaggaaaaaattacgGGATTGCATAAGGATCGGGGTGCATCGGTAAATTTTGATGATAGTATAGAGCACGTGCGCCGGCAAGAATAATTTCTCCGATTCACGATAATTTAGGGACAAAGCGATAGAAATTCCAGAATATATATGCCGAACGATCAAAAAAGGACAATCAACGTTCCGAAATGTAGACAATTGGTCCGATTGTGAGACGCGAGCATCAACCATCACTCTACTTCCATCGTCGAAATCGCGGCTAGAGGTGGAGAAATCAAATGGGTGGCTGGCGCTGGTTAGATCGTATCAACGCGCCGAGCCGAACGATTTTCACACTCCCATTAGACTCTTCTCCTCTCCGACTTGTTTCCCCCCTGGCTTGTGTCTAATTCTTTGGTggtgttttctattttcgtttgttctttttctatcttgtCATTTTTCAGAACCTCGAGGAACGCGAGCGAAAGTACGCCGTTCACAAGGAGCAATTGTCTCGGGAGCATAGATTTCTCAGGCGGCGACTCGAACAGCTGACAACGCTGCAGCCGGGTCACTTGCATCCCCTTCGCTCCAATGGACAGCATCATGGCGTGACCTTGAGTTCGAGCGCACCCACCCCAAGTTCTGCCGCTACCGGTTTACTTTCGAAGAGACGCAGCATATCCGAGTGTTCGGTGGGTACCGCTTTCTCCGCCAGCTCAACCACAAGCTCGCGGAACTCCGACAGGTCTGCGGGCAGCCCTTCAGTCTCCGAATCCGGTGAGTCTTTACTTCGTGATTACGAGCTACAAATCTTGGAGAAATTTATCACAGAACAAATGAATTCGGAGATCCCTAAATTGCACACTTTGGGACTAGAAAGTTTCGCTCTTCAGCGTGAAGACAACTTATTGCTAAACGTTCCGCAAATTTCAATCTGGTCTGATCGATGTGAATATAAACACCACTTTTCGTCAGAGAGAATCGAACTGCGACAACTCTAGTAAATTATCCCTTCCAGCAGCCGTTGACCCCTTTGCCCTCCGTAAAGTGTTTGCCTATACAGCAGCGATCGTATCTTGCGAGGTATGTGTGGATCAGGCATACATAAAATATCGTGATAgccgtatatatgcatacctatacctcgtTATTCTCGATG from Athalia rosae chromosome 1, iyAthRosa1.1, whole genome shotgun sequence carries:
- the LOC105693393 gene encoding max dimerization protein 1-like, encoding MSIAALLEAAEYIERREREAEHGYASTMPIPDDIRTVVKRTKTKKSQGSRTTHNELEKNRRAHLRTCLEKLKVLVPLGPETSRHTTLGLLTKAKRFIKNLEERERKYAVHKEQLSREHRFLRRRLEQLTTLQPGHLHPLRSNGQHHGVTLSSSAPTPSSAATGLLSKRRSISECSVGTAFSASSTTSSRNSDRSAGSPSVSESDEVDVIGYTSNQSDTDDHSSVQSSSDSGVAMSTSRLTLSEMMDNL